CTTACGACACAAGCTCCCACAAGCTCACTTTTGATGGTGGAGAATATCGTGCTTATGATTTAGCGGGTAACTTAACAAAGACTAGTGCAACGGTTTCAGGTCCTGCGATCTTAAGTTTAAGTTACAATAGTGCAAATAGACTTCATTCTGTGACAAAAAGCACAGGCTCTGTGCAATATGTTTACAATGCTTCAGGAGAGAGAGTGCAAAGAACTCCTTCAGCAGGCGGAGAAACATATTTCGTGTACGGAGATTCAGGTTCTTTACTTGGGGAATACAATTCGTCTGGAAGTCCGATCAAACAGATGATTTGGTTGGAGGGAATGCCAGTAGGACTAGTGACAGGCACAACTTCCAGTGCAAAACTTTACTACGTGCAAGCTGATGCTTTGGGTACGCCAAGAACAGTGATAGATCCGGTTAGAAATTTAAGTGTGTGGAAGAATCCACTCGAGAACGAAGCGTTTGGTAAAGTGCAACCGATTACGGATCCAGATGCGGACGGAACTCACTTTGAGTTTAACTTGAGATTCCCTGGCCAGATCCACGATGGTTTTACAGGATTGGTGTACAATTACTTCAGAGATTACGATCCAGCAACGGGAAGATACGTGCAATCGGATCCGATCGGATTAGAAGGTGGCATCAGTACTTACTCTTATGTGGCGGCAAATCCTTTGATTGGTATAGATCCATTGGGGCTTCAAAACCGACGAGAACAGCCTGTTTGGGAAGAGTTAACCACACTAAACAAAATGAAAAGGCTCGGCAGGAAAATGAATGGCATCATGGATATAGCGCCTGCTTTTCTTATAATGAGAACAAATATTGAATATTATTGCTTGGACGAGCCGTGTTTTATGATCGAAGGCAAGCTAGAGAACAAACAAGAAGAAATGGAGTCGATAATTTTCCACAGCAAAATCGGCCAAAAATTATTGCAACGAAAGGTCGCTGGTCAGCATGGTCGAGACAGATTGATCTTAAAAGAGCTACATGAGATTGAGTACTTATTAGGGTTGAGTGACGATCTTGAAAGATTAGATAAGCTAATAGATGAGACAATAATATTAATTAAATTAGCTGATAAAAATGGATGTCCCGTGGATGATGAGCTTAGGGAATTGGTAACAAATTATAAGCATCCGACCTTTTTAAAGAGACTTATTGATGCAAACATAACTGATAGCGCAAGCAGCAAGCAGGAAGCGTTACAAAGAATGTTCGACGAAATCCACGGATTCTAAAAAGTACCAGCTTCCCTTTCCGGGTCACTCTGCATAAAAGTCAAAAGGCTCCTCACGGAGCCTTTTTTTATTCACCAATCAAATCATTAAAAGTCTTTAAAACATATTCCTCGTGAGCTGAGTTATTATTTTGAGGAACATCATCGTGTTTTATTTTTTCCGATTTTGGAATGCTCAAGTAGCTCGTATCAAAATTATCAGGATATTGTCTGAGTAAGTTTATGAATGCTTCGTTTGCTTTTGTATCAACAACTATGTCTGATGCAGAATCGACAATAGAAATTTTTTGTTTTTGATCGGGTTTAATTTTTACGCCAAAATTATCAATATCTTTTGCTCCTTCTTGATACCAATTCCCCAGCTCGATAACTTCTATACCACCAGGAACGGAAAGATATTTTGCAAATTTTCTCCTCAAAATAAATTCTAAATGTTTACCTGTGATTCCTATTCCATTGGCCATGCGTAATCCAAAATTCAAAGGTGTGCTTAACTTTATTGCGGGGGACATTAAAAATACGTTATGAACCGTGTTTGGATTTGAAAAAGCAGAACTCAATGCAAGAACTCCACCGGTCGAATGTCCTACAAGAATCACTTCTGAACCTAGTTCCTTGGCTAGTGACATCGCTCTGTCTGCTTGAAATAACCATTGCGAATAAACCACCTCATCTAAAGAGTATCGATTCAGTTCTTGGTGATTTTCTAGGCGGATATTTAAAACATTATTGCCAGCGACAAAACCTGAGTCTTCAAGAGATTTCATCCACTTTGGTGAATTCAAAAGTCCATGAAAAATCAAAATCACTTTTTGAGTTTTTACTGGTCGATTGTTGGCGTCTCTATGTAGGCGAATGGAGGATCTATGTACAGGATCAGCTACTGTATTTGCTTCGACCTGATTGAATTGAGAAATTTCCTGCATAGTCTTTACACTGATCATCAGATCCTCAGCTTGAAATAAACGAGAACATACAGATTGTGCATAGCTCTCAGGAGAGACAACAAATATTGAAACTGTTAAAAAGGTATAAATTAATACTGATAAACTTCTATACACAGTAACGTTCCCGGCTGCCGAGGCCAATTGTTTAAAGCTTTTATAAGATTTGGTTAAATCTGATTCAATATAAAGCAATTCCAATGCCAGGAAATCCGGAAAAAATTATTTCTATTTACGACGATTTGTGCCCTAATTCTGCAAGAATATCCCAGCCGAATTTCTCTAGTTTTGTATCACCGATACCATGAACATTTTTAAGTTCTTCCATACTCCTTGGGTCTTTAATAGCCATGTCTCTTAATGATTTATCACTGAAGACTACGAAAGCTGGAATATCCAGCTCCAATGCTTTTGCTTTTCTCCAGATTTTTAGAGTTTGGAAGCGGGCTTCTTGATTTGGATCTAGGGTGACATTGGTGTTTGTTGATTTTCTTAATTTTGATTTTACAGTTTTAGTTTTAATTAGCATCTCAAATACAGGTCTTTGAATTTTTCTGTCTGATTTGGGATCACACGAATCGCAATGACCGCAAGTGGTGATTCTTTGAGAATCTTTATAGTAAGTCAAAATCTCGGCATGACGACATTCACTGCCTTCAGAGTAATCAACCAATGTATCTAAGTTTCTGTATCTTAAATCTTTAATTTTACTTGGAGCCTCAGAGGATTGAATAAAGAAAGACTGAAGACCTTTATCTTTTTTAGAATAAAGC
Above is a genomic segment from Bdellovibrionota bacterium containing:
- a CDS encoding RHS repeat-associated core domain-containing protein, with amino-acid sequence HIIRDTASGGINYTYAFNGAGNLSQLQAPGLIRDYKYDGLNRLKSAENSSQIKLWEYNYDATGNRTSVIEATPNGSSYNYVTKNYAYDTSSHKLTFDGGEYRAYDLAGNLTKTSATVSGPAILSLSYNSANRLHSVTKSTGSVQYVYNASGERVQRTPSAGGETYFVYGDSGSLLGEYNSSGSPIKQMIWLEGMPVGLVTGTTSSAKLYYVQADALGTPRTVIDPVRNLSVWKNPLENEAFGKVQPITDPDADGTHFEFNLRFPGQIHDGFTGLVYNYFRDYDPATGRYVQSDPIGLEGGISTYSYVAANPLIGIDPLGLQNRREQPVWEELTTLNKMKRLGRKMNGIMDIAPAFLIMRTNIEYYCLDEPCFMIEGKLENKQEEMESIIFHSKIGQKLLQRKVAGQHGRDRLILKELHEIEYLLGLSDDLERLDKLIDETIILIKLADKNGCPVDDELRELVTNYKHPTFLKRLIDANITDSASSKQEALQRMFDEIHGF
- a CDS encoding alpha/beta hydrolase-fold protein produces the protein MELLYIESDLTKSYKSFKQLASAAGNVTVYRSLSVLIYTFLTVSIFVVSPESYAQSVCSRLFQAEDLMISVKTMQEISQFNQVEANTVADPVHRSSIRLHRDANNRPVKTQKVILIFHGLLNSPKWMKSLEDSGFVAGNNVLNIRLENHQELNRYSLDEVVYSQWLFQADRAMSLAKELGSEVILVGHSTGGVLALSSAFSNPNTVHNVFLMSPAIKLSTPLNFGLRMANGIGITGKHLEFILRRKFAKYLSVPGGIEVIELGNWYQEGAKDIDNFGVKIKPDQKQKISIVDSASDIVVDTKANEAFINLLRQYPDNFDTSYLSIPKSEKIKHDDVPQNNNSAHEEYVLKTFNDLIGE